Proteins encoded within one genomic window of Brienomyrus brachyistius isolate T26 chromosome 22, BBRACH_0.4, whole genome shotgun sequence:
- the dhps gene encoding deoxyhypusine synthase, translating to MAEHAPIVAREAVLKESSPLPEDLPQIKGYDFNQGVDHKALLQSYLTTGFQASSFAQAVQEINKMIEKRLEPLEEVGGCDTDSQQPRLGCTIFLGYTSNLISSGVRETIRYLVQHKMVDVIVTTAGGIEEDFIKCLAPTFLGDFSLPGRELRQRGINRIGNLLVPNDNYCKFEDWVMPILDQMVAEQKTEGTHWTPSKMIHRLGKEINNPESVYYWAYKNDIPVFSPALTDGSLGDMIYFHSYKNPGLILDIVEDIRRLNSTAVFAKRSGMIILGGGLVKHHIANANLMRNGADFSVYVNTAQEFDGSDSGARPDEAVSWGKIRMDAKPVKVYADATIIFPLLVAETFVASAARLTGEKKDNCHS from the exons ATGGCTGAACATGCTCCCATTGTGGCCCGCGAGGCAGTGCTGAAGGAGAGCTCCCCCCTCCCTGAGGACCTGCCTCAAATCAAGGGCTACGACTTTAACCAGGGAGTGGATCACAAGGCGCTGCTGCAATCTTACCTCACCACCGGCTTCCAGGCCAGCAGCTTCGCACAGGCTGTGCAGGAGATCAACAAGATG ATTGAAAAGCGACTTGAGCCATTGGAGGAGGTGGGTGGATGTGACACTGATTCTCAGCAGCCACGCTTGGGTTGCACCATCTTTCTTGGGTATACCTCCAACCTCATCAGCTCTGGAGTGAGGGAGACCATCCGGTACCTTGTCCAGCACAAAATG GTGGATGTGATTGTCACCACAGCCGGTGGGATAGAAGAGGACTTCATCAAGTGTCTGGCCCCCACTTTCCTGGGAGATTTCAGTCTGCCAGGCAGAGAGCTGAGGCAGAGGGGCATCAACAG GATAGGGAACCTCCTGGTGCCCAATGACAACTACTGCAAGTTTGAAGACTGGGTGATGCCCATCCTGGATCAGATGGTTGCGGAACAGAAAACTGAG GGTACACACTGGACTCCATCTAAAATGATCCATCGTCTTGGCAAAGAGATTAACAACCCAGAGTCTGTGTACTACTGGGCCTACAAG AATGACATTCCTGTGTTCAGTCCAGCCTTGACGGACGGTTCCCTGGGTGATATGATCTACTTCCATTCCTACAAGAACCCTGGGCTTATTCTAGATATAGTTGAGG ATATCCGAAGACTGAACAGTACGGCTGTGTTTGCCAAGCGCTCTGGAATGATTATCCTGGGAGGTGGACTAGTTAAGCACCACATCGCTAACGCCAATCTCATG AGAAATGGCGCCGACTTCTCTGTGTACGTGAACACAGCACAGGAGTTTGATGGATCTGATTCGGGGGCGCGCCCCGATGAAGCCGTGTCATGGGGGAAGATCCGCATGGATGCCAAGCCTGTGAAG GTCTACGCTGATGCCACAATCATCTTCCCCTTGCTGGTTGCTGAGACCTTTGTCGCCAGTGCTGCCAGACTGACCGGAGAGAAGAAAGACAACTGTCACTCTTAA
- the LOC125718366 gene encoding guanine nucleotide-binding protein G(I)/G(S)/G(O) subunit gamma-12-like isoform X1: MPAESVERLARSPMSGKMCSSNNVVQARRAVEQLRAEAGMERVKISIAAAQLVQYCEEHGRSDPLLTGIAASANPFKDKKSCVLL; this comes from the exons ATGCCGGCAGAATCGGTCGAGCGATTGGCTCGCAGCCCCATGTCTGGGAAGATGTGCAGCAGTAACAACGTGGTGCAGGCACGGCGTGCCGTGGAGCAATTgcgggcggaggctggtatggaGAGGGTCAAG ATCTCCATCGCAGCAGCACAGCTGGTGCAGTACTGTGAAGAACATGGCCGCAGCGACCCCCTCCTCACCGGCATTGCCGCCTCAGCCAACCCCTTCAAGGACAAGAAATCGTGCGTGCTGCTGTAG
- the LOC125718366 gene encoding guanine nucleotide-binding protein G(I)/G(S)/G(O) subunit gamma-12-like isoform X2 — translation MSGKMCSSNNVVQARRAVEQLRAEAGMERVKISIAAAQLVQYCEEHGRSDPLLTGIAASANPFKDKKSCVLL, via the exons ATGTCTGGGAAGATGTGCAGCAGTAACAACGTGGTGCAGGCACGGCGTGCCGTGGAGCAATTgcgggcggaggctggtatggaGAGGGTCAAG ATCTCCATCGCAGCAGCACAGCTGGTGCAGTACTGTGAAGAACATGGCCGCAGCGACCCCCTCCTCACCGGCATTGCCGCCTCAGCCAACCCCTTCAAGGACAAGAAATCGTGCGTGCTGCTGTAG
- the fbxw9 gene encoding F-box/WD repeat-containing protein 9, whose product MSETRETLAEREAAAELKGGSNVDHEIQLPLNAQYKEPAGQDLQGRAFSPSLASPERTGLLSLPWEMVARIVSHLPAECVITVLPQVCRALRDVSEDSAAWQLRARRLIGSQASFPLGPVDGFDWPAACLEMEQLIGGWARPGGAAVEADWDRGVRVESSGGGGSGAHGGAHQEGDGGLGNDGERRSGHGAGGAVEDREEEVVAEEVEQVAGEMERERMERAMVGLSEGHGQGGGDDVTAGHGARPGGPPSLEHFCLPSAHIAEVNCLLLVGPEGALCASGSRDRNVILWDLRERQLLHTLRAPGLFSSHRGWVWCLAGCGPLLCSGSFDSTVRLWDLEAGGAECGLIRGHAAVLCLSCQADVLLAGSVDKKVSIYDTRAAEPLVKSLHLHGSAVLCLAADDKYILSASKDGSLAVFDWQAGKLLQKMKLKSYIRSMSYGGQEVWAGDNRGILHTFSLQNGSLRAVSQFDVGHRSLVTGVHRSPGALYTCSSDRTIKVHLPSAPPRTLCTLHRQSAVNGLSVEAGVLAVASGNICVEVWKPAHQ is encoded by the exons ATGTCGGAGACTAGAGAGACGCTGGCGGAGAGAGAGGCTGCAGCCGAGCTGAAAGGGGGCAGTAATGTGGACCATGAAATACAGCTTCCGTTAAATGCACAGTACAAAGAGCCTGCCGGGCAAGATCTGCAAGG GCGAGCGTTTTCACCATCGCTGGCTTCTCCAGAACGAACAGGGCTGCTGTCGTTGCCATGGGAGATGGTGGCTCGTATCGTCTCCCACCTTCCAGCAGAGTGTGTCATCACAGTTCTGCCCCAG GTCTGCCGTGCCCTCCGTGATGTCAGCGAGGACAGTGCTGCCTGGCAGCTGCGGGCTCGCCGGCTCATCGGGTCTCAGGCCTCTTTCCCCCTGGGGCCGGTGGATGGCTTTGACTGGCCAGCCGCCTGCCTGGAGATGGAGCAGCTTATCGGCGGCTGggccaggcctgggggggcagcGGTAGAGGCCGACTGGGACAGGGGGGTCCGAGTGGAGAGCTCCGGGGGCGGGGGCTCCGGGGCTCATGGAGGGGCCCATCAGGAGGGAGACGGAGGGCTCGGAAACGATGGAGAGAGGCGATCGGGGCATGGAGCAGGGGGAGCAGTGGAAGACAGAGAAGAGGAAGTGGTAGCAGAGGAGGTGGAGCAGGTGGCTGGGGAAATGGAGCGGGAGAGAATGGAAAGAGCCATGGTGGGTCTGAGTGAAGGACATgggcagggaggaggcgacgacgTTACCGCAGGGCATGGTGCCCGCCCAGGTGGCCCCCCCAGCCTTGAGCACTTCTGTCTGCCCTCGGCCCACATCGCCGAAGTCAACTGCTTGTTGCTGGTGGGCCCCGAGGGGGCGCTGTGTGCCTCGGGCTCCCGCGACCGCAATGTGATCTTGTGGGACTTGCGGGAGCGGCAGCTGCTGCACACGTTGCGGGCGCCGGGGCTCTTCAGCTCGCACCGCGGCTGGGTGTGGTGCCTGGCTGGCTGTGGGCCGCTGCTCTGCTCAGGCTCCTTTGACAGCACGGTGCGCCTCTGGGACCTGGAGGCTGGTGGTGCCGAGTGTGGCCTCATCCGGGGCCACGCCGCTGTGCTCTGCCTGTCCTGCCAGGCTGACGTGCTGCTGGCCGGTTCCGTCGACAAGAAGGTCAGCATCTACGACACCAGGG CCGCGGAGCCCCTGGTGAAGAGCTTGCATCTCCACGGAAGTGCTGTTCTATGCCTTGCTGCGGATGACAAGTACATCCTGTCTGCAAGCAAAGATGGCAGCCTGGCCGTGTTTGACTGGCAGGCGGGGAAACTACTCCAGAAAATGAAG CTGAAGTCCTACATACGCTCCATGTCGTATGGTGGCCAGGAGGTGTGGGCTGGAGATAACCGCGGCATCCTGCACACCTTCTCTCTCCAGAACGGCTCCCTCAGGGCGGTGTCACAGTTTGATGTGGGGCACCGCTCCTTGGTGACGGGGGTCCATCGATCCCCCGGGGCCCTCTACACCTGCTCATCGGACCGGACCATCAAG GTGCATctcccctctgccccccccaggacGCTGTGTACGCTGCACCGCCAGTCTGCAGTCAATGGG CTAAGCGTGGAGGCCGGAGTGCTTGCCGTGGCTTCTGGGAACATATGCGTGGAGGTGTGGAAGCCAGCACACCAGTGA